Proteins from a genomic interval of candidate division KSB1 bacterium:
- a CDS encoding glycosyltransferase, whose translation MTTRLVILLALLTSVYLVLLLWLCFGLRRLYRQRPNELFKKPPGDRPGVSLIVCAKNEERRLPRLLRALEQQQYPRDRLEICLVDDRSSDRTGKIIDDFAAAHFNVIALRINDTAPNFAPKKRAIDAAIRRTTGEIILLTDADSTPGPRWIQEMAAAFAPKVVMVCGYSPYVPRDSMWQKILALEYFSHAAVAAGGCGAGRPLTCTGSNLAYRREAYLRLGGFEGIAQWISGDDDLLLHKMHDANIGEIVYLAHPAAHAPVQPPASWREFKSQRTRYASKSLHYQPALTLALGAVFLLNLLIIAGWLSVAFGVWNFFFPTIIISLLKAGGDFFYLRQAAKLFDERRLFSAFPLAALLHPFYVVYFAVRGQFAKFSWRGEQFAAKKRSTDFFPRIEEAHR comes from the coding sequence ATGACCACCCGACTCGTCATTCTTCTCGCCCTTCTCACTTCCGTTTATCTGGTGCTCTTGCTTTGGCTCTGCTTCGGCCTGCGGCGTCTTTATCGACAACGTCCCAATGAACTTTTTAAAAAACCTCCCGGAGATCGGCCCGGCGTCTCGCTCATCGTCTGCGCCAAAAACGAAGAGCGGCGTCTGCCCCGGCTTCTTCGCGCGCTCGAGCAGCAGCAATATCCACGCGACAGACTGGAAATTTGCCTGGTCGATGATCGTTCCAGCGATCGCACCGGCAAAATTATCGACGACTTTGCGGCGGCACATTTTAATGTTATCGCGTTGCGGATTAACGACACGGCGCCGAATTTTGCCCCCAAAAAACGCGCCATCGACGCCGCGATTCGCCGCACCACGGGTGAAATCATTTTGCTCACCGACGCCGATTCAACTCCCGGCCCGCGCTGGATTCAAGAAATGGCCGCGGCCTTCGCGCCGAAAGTCGTGATGGTGTGCGGCTACTCGCCTTACGTTCCGCGTGATTCAATGTGGCAAAAAATCCTGGCGCTCGAATATTTTTCGCACGCCGCCGTTGCCGCCGGCGGCTGCGGGGCTGGCCGGCCTTTGACCTGCACCGGCAGCAATCTGGCATATCGCCGCGAGGCTTATCTTCGCCTTGGCGGATTCGAGGGCATCGCACAGTGGATTTCCGGCGATGATGATTTATTGCTTCACAAAATGCACGACGCGAATATCGGTGAAATTGTTTATCTCGCGCATCCTGCCGCGCACGCGCCGGTGCAGCCGCCCGCCTCCTGGCGGGAATTCAAATCACAGCGGACACGCTACGCTTCAAAAAGCCTGCATTACCAACCGGCTTTGACGCTGGCGCTGGGCGCGGTTTTTTTGCTGAATTTATTGATCATCGCCGGCTGGCTTTCCGTTGCTTTTGGTGTGTGGAATTTCTTTTTTCCAACCATCATCATCAGCCTGCTGAAAGCTGGTGGCGATTTTTTTTATTTGCGACAGGCGGCAAAACTTTTTGACGAGAGAAGACTTTTTTCGGCTTTTCCCCTTGCTGCGCTGCTTCATCCGTTTTACGTGGTTTATTTCGCCGTTCGCGGCCAATTTGCCAAATTCAGTTGGCGGGGCGAGCAGTTTGCGGCTAAAAAAAGATCAACAGATTTCTTTCCACGGATTGAAGAAGCCCATCGTTAA
- the ftsE gene encoding cell division ATP-binding protein FtsE, which produces MNVVRLSNVKVRYRGGEGLKGVNLTIRAGEFVFLVGPSGAGKSTVLRLIYMAERPTDGQVVVGRFNSNTITPKEIPYLRRQLGIIFQDFKLLEDRNVYENVAFTLQVTGAKRKDIKRKVLRALANVGLSHKRYKMPHELSGGEQQRVAIARALVNEPLILLADEPTGNLDPVTTEGIMALLEKINARGTAVLMATHNYALFESRPSPRKRVVRIENGTTSS; this is translated from the coding sequence ATGAACGTCGTTCGCTTGTCCAATGTCAAAGTACGCTATCGCGGCGGCGAGGGGCTTAAAGGCGTGAACTTGACGATTCGCGCCGGCGAGTTCGTTTTTCTCGTCGGCCCCAGCGGCGCCGGCAAGAGCACCGTGCTGCGCCTCATTTACATGGCCGAGCGCCCGACCGACGGCCAAGTCGTGGTTGGCCGTTTTAACTCGAATACCATCACGCCCAAGGAAATTCCTTATCTTCGCCGCCAGCTCGGCATCATTTTTCAAGATTTCAAATTGCTCGAAGACCGCAACGTTTATGAAAATGTCGCCTTCACGCTGCAAGTGACCGGCGCCAAACGAAAGGACATCAAACGCAAAGTCCTGCGGGCGCTGGCCAATGTCGGCCTCAGCCACAAGCGCTACAAAATGCCGCATGAGCTTTCCGGCGGCGAGCAGCAGCGCGTCGCCATTGCCCGCGCCCTGGTGAATGAGCCGTTGATTTTGCTCGCCGACGAGCCGACCGGCAATCTCGACCCGGTGACGACAGAGGGCATCATGGCCCTGCTCGAAAAGATCAACGCCCGCGGCACCGCGGTGTTGATGGCGACGCACAATTACGCGCTGTTCGAATCGCGACCCTCCCCGCGCAAGCGCGTCGTGCGCATCGAAAACGGCACCACCAGCTCCTGA
- a CDS encoding DUF4926 domain-containing protein — MEFKLHSDVVLVQDVIEDGLFSGDVGVGDECHDVAGLATGYSVEFFDMPGNTVAVVTLPRNLLRQPTHADRPAVRLQLATA, encoded by the coding sequence ATGGAATTTAAGCTTCATTCGGATGTCGTTCTTGTGCAAGATGTAATTGAAGACGGCTTGTTTTCAGGTGATGTCGGCGTCGGGGACGAGTGCCACGATGTGGCCGGACTTGCAACTGGGTACAGCGTTGAGTTTTTTGATATGCCCGGCAATACCGTTGCGGTGGTCACTTTGCCGAGGAATTTATTGCGGCAGCCAACGCATGCAGATAGGCCGGCAGTGCGTTTGCAACTAGCCACAGCTTGA